A genomic region of Catalinimonas niigatensis contains the following coding sequences:
- a CDS encoding helix-turn-helix domain-containing protein yields MSAQIITTDDLFLFKQELVEELKAVLSKSNHEPKRWLRSPEVRKMLAISAGTLQNLRINGTLPYSKVGGVIYYPYDGIMKVIEENLVNAHQL; encoded by the coding sequence ATGTCTGCACAAATTATCACCACCGATGACCTGTTTCTCTTCAAGCAGGAGCTGGTAGAAGAACTCAAAGCGGTTCTTTCTAAGTCAAATCATGAACCAAAGCGATGGCTGCGCTCGCCGGAAGTCAGGAAGATGCTGGCCATCTCAGCGGGGACACTGCAAAACCTGCGCATCAACGGCACCTTACCCTACAGCAAAGTAGGTGGAGTGATTTACTACCCTTACGATGGCATTATGAAAGTCATAGAAGAGAACCTGGTAAATGCTCATCAACTATGA
- a CDS encoding P-loop NTPase family protein, with amino-acid sequence MKDFIPQETKTIASHSKAENHPVLMQVIEQLKAANPSFVIDASNQHVIEAIAAYFSRDGFLCQKQGISPQKGLFLSGPVGCGKTSMMQFFSSLFSRPRFRLIATRDIALSFAQEGFNVLEKYGRKSFIKKPCSYGYQLLHDQPITYCFDDIGVEQQSKYFGNEVNVMAEILLDRYEQYQRYGMITHITSNLNAEEVEKLYGERLRSRLREMFNLISFPVEAPDRRK; translated from the coding sequence ATGAAAGACTTCATACCACAAGAAACAAAGACTATAGCATCCCACTCTAAAGCCGAAAATCACCCTGTTTTAATGCAGGTGATAGAGCAATTGAAAGCTGCTAATCCCTCCTTTGTCATAGATGCCTCAAATCAACACGTAATAGAGGCGATAGCAGCTTACTTTAGCAGAGATGGATTCTTGTGTCAAAAACAGGGTATAAGCCCGCAGAAAGGCTTATTTTTGAGTGGACCGGTGGGCTGTGGGAAAACCAGCATGATGCAATTCTTTTCCAGTTTGTTTTCCCGCCCCCGCTTTCGCCTCATTGCTACCCGGGATATTGCTCTTTCCTTTGCCCAAGAAGGCTTTAATGTCCTAGAGAAATACGGAAGGAAAAGCTTTATCAAAAAGCCATGCAGTTACGGCTATCAGTTGCTCCACGATCAGCCAATTACCTACTGCTTTGATGATATTGGCGTGGAACAGCAAAGTAAATACTTTGGCAATGAAGTCAATGTGATGGCTGAAATCCTTTTGGACCGTTATGAGCAGTACCAACGCTACGGCATGATCACCCATATAACCAGTAACCTGAATGCAGAAGAAGTGGAAAAATTGTACGGTGAGAGATTGCGTTCACGGCTGAGGGAAATGTTCAACCTGATCAGTTTTCCAGTGGAAGCACCGGACAGGAGGAAGTAA
- a CDS encoding helix-turn-helix domain-containing protein — protein MKYPAYQINIPSPVRFDRQLSAHAKLLYGEIKALCDKEGYCWASNRYLASLYGVKKETISYWLRQLRNQSLIQIQIDEKQANLRRIYLHEFTEHSYENIDKSSEKSEEAKGQNGRGTVNLSPPSSDSIAPKQESLLIDNIIDYNDRVYDNNMFIKNRIGIEKKGKGYTERVDDNCSGEKAPSPRVAPPPLPQKETAKGGATFVRPSVKEVEDHMLGQKEICANVMTARGQALRFVNYYESNGWKVGRNDMQDWQAAANNWLLNSQNYTTSKSSTHERLHTTRNKDYSIPL, from the coding sequence ATGAAATATCCAGCTTATCAGATCAATATTCCGTCGCCAGTAAGATTTGACAGACAGTTATCAGCTCATGCCAAGCTATTGTACGGAGAGATCAAAGCCCTCTGTGACAAAGAGGGTTACTGCTGGGCCAGTAACCGCTATTTGGCCTCTCTTTATGGTGTTAAGAAAGAAACCATATCCTACTGGCTTAGGCAACTCCGAAATCAGAGTTTGATCCAGATTCAGATAGATGAAAAACAAGCTAACCTGCGGCGGATTTACCTGCACGAATTCACGGAGCACTCTTATGAAAACATAGACAAGTCTTCCGAAAAATCGGAAGAGGCAAAGGGTCAAAATGGAAGAGGCACAGTGAATTTATCACCCCCCTCTTCCGATTCTATCGCGCCAAAACAGGAATCACTCCTTATAGATAATATTATCGATTATAATGATCGAGTATATGATAATAATATGTTCATTAAAAATAGAATAGGTATAGAAAAAAAAGGGAAGGGGTATACTGAACGAGTTGACGATAACTGCAGTGGCGAAAAAGCCCCATCCCCCCGGGTTGCGCCGCCCCCCCTTCCCCAGAAAGAAACAGCAAAAGGAGGCGCTACTTTTGTCAGACCTTCTGTCAAGGAAGTAGAAGACCATATGCTGGGGCAAAAAGAGATATGTGCAAATGTCATGACTGCCCGAGGCCAGGCCCTTCGTTTTGTCAACTACTACGAATCCAATGGCTGGAAAGTAGGCCGTAATGACATGCAGGACTGGCAGGCAGCTGCCAACAACTGGCTTTTAAATTCACAAAATTACACCACTTCAAAATCTTCTACCCATGAAAGACTTCATACCACAAGAAACAAAGACTATAGCATCCCACTCTAA